The sequence GCGCCCTGACAGCTTAACATAATTATTGGGGTCTCGATAAGGCACAGCCGGTACAGCGCGCACCTCCGCACCCAGCGCCCGTAAAGCGTCCATTTTTTCTTGGGATTGGGTTTCAGGAATCACAATCACACACTTGTAGCCTTTTGCATTACAAATATGAGCTAAACCGATACCTGTATTACCGGCAGTACCTTCTACCACAGTACCACCGGGTTTCAGTAAACCTGATTTTTCAGCTTCTTGGATAATATATAAGGCAGCACGATCTTTTACAGAGCCTCCCGGATTAAGAAATTCTGCTTTACCTAAAATTTCGCATCCCGTTTCGTCACTAAAGCTATTTAAACGAATCAAAGGAGTATTACCAATGGCGCCGATAAAACCGTCTCTAATATCCATTAATATTTATCTTAGTCAATGTTGATCATCTAGTCTTTTATTTTACCTTACTGACGTTACGCACTGATTCAAATGTTAAGTTAAGGGAGGTTTCAGGTAGCAGGTTTCAGGTTATTTAGGAAGTGCTGAAAAATTGGTTTATATCAAGTTCGGGTAATCTATAACGCTTTACCCTCACCCCCAACCCCTCTCCCACAGCAGGGTGTTTTCAAAGTCAGGATCAAAATTGATTTGTTTTTGACAAGAAGACAATATAAGGATGATCCCCCCCAACCCCCCTTAAAAAGGGGGGAGATTCAGGGAGACAGGAGGATTTTTTACTATTAATTGATTTATTAGTAGTTAAAAACCTCTGAATTTCAGATTATTGGCTAGTTTGAGAAACTAACATTTTTGAGAATGAAAACGCCCTGCTCCCACAGGAGAGGGGAGATAATAAATTAGACCTCTCCAATAATTATTTGAGTAATCAATATAAGTATTGTTTTTAAAAATTACTAACAATTTATTAATGATCCCTGTCGATAAACTAGAATTTCTGGAGATGTCTATTATCAATTAACTACTAAATTCCTGCTTTGCCCATTGTAAATTTTCCTGCACCATTTTACTGGTATTACCTTCAGAATACAAACGTAATAAAGGCTCAGTGCCACTAAAACGAATCAACAACCAACTATCATCCTGAAGACGATATTTATAACCATCAATAGCTAAACAATCAATGACTTTTTTCCCTGCAATAGTTTGTAAAGGATTAGTGGCTAAAGTGACTTCAAGTTGATTTTTTTGCTCCATATTTGCCAAAGGTAAATCAATGCGATCATATTCAGAAGTAAAATTAACCATTACTTGCAAATCTCGGTAAAGTTGAGCAATATCTTTACCCGTTGTCACTATCGCCTCCAAAACATACAAAGCCGATAACAGCGCGTCTCTCTCAGGAATATGGGTGCTATAACCAACCCCTCCCGATTCTTCACCACCTACCAACACTTGAGAAGTTAACATTTTTTCAGCGATATATTTATAACCGATGGGGGTTTCTGTGATGGGAATATTGAATAATTGAGCAATTTTGGGGATTAAATCCGATCCGCTAACGGTTTTGACGATTTGCCCTTGTAATCCTCGATTTTTAGCCAAATGTTCAATTAAAATAGGGATTAGAGTTTGGGTACTACAATAATTACCCTCACCGTCAATACTAGCAATACGATCACAATCTCCGTCAAAGACTAAACCAATGCGGAGAGTTTCGGGGTTATTTTTGGCTTTTTCTTTGATGATACGAAATAACTCAGGAATATAACGGGCAAGGGGCTCCGGCGCCCTCCCCCCAAACCAAGCATCTCGGTTATGATTAATTTCATTAATATTACAATCTAAAATACGACTTAACCCAGTGGAGGCAGCACCGTGCATCACATCCACAGTAACATCAAGTTGACCTGAAGTAATCGCTTCCCTAATTTTTGCCACATCCACCAATGTTTGTAACTGTTTGGTATAACTGATCCAAGGGTCAAATTTAGTAATCGTGCCTTTTTGACTGGGTAAAGGTAAAGTAGTATCCAGTAAAGCCTCAATTTGTGCCGTCACATCCCCAGAAACCGAACCACCAAAAGCGCCCTTCACCTTCAAACCGAGATACTCAGGGGGATTATGACTAGCAGTTAAAACCAGCGCCCCTAACCCGTCTTGAATATCATAGGCACACCAACTAAAAGCCGGTGTGGGTGCATAATCATTGGCTAGTAAAACATCGTAACCGTATTCTTGCAAAGATTCCGCCACCACCTGAGCAAATTTTTCCGCCAAAAAACGCCGATCATATCCTACTACAATCGTATTACGTTCGGGATGAAATTGTTTGAGGACGTGGGCGCAGAGGGGGGCGAGGTGCGCTACTCTTGCCATGGTAAAGTCAGCACCGATGACACCGCGCCAACCATCTGTACCAAATTTTATCGGGTTAGTCGTAAAGGGCATAAGTTTAGTTATTAATTTATTTTAAGAAATTTATCTATAGATTTTTTTACTATACAATATCTCGCTCTGAATTTTATTAATATAAATTCATATCTGCAATAATTTTCATCGTTTCCACACTAACCATTGTTACTCTCATCAACAACTCAATTACTTCCTCTTTATAGTCAGCAAAATGATAATTATTAAACTTTTCGGCAATGGTTTTATCTTTAGGTTTTTTCTCTTT is a genomic window of Cyanobacterium sp. T60_A2020_053 containing:
- a CDS encoding phosphoglucomutase/phosphomannomutase family protein, whose protein sequence is MPFTTNPIKFGTDGWRGVIGADFTMARVAHLAPLCAHVLKQFHPERNTIVVGYDRRFLAEKFAQVVAESLQEYGYDVLLANDYAPTPAFSWCAYDIQDGLGALVLTASHNPPEYLGLKVKGAFGGSVSGDVTAQIEALLDTTLPLPSQKGTITKFDPWISYTKQLQTLVDVAKIREAITSGQLDVTVDVMHGAASTGLSRILDCNINEINHNRDAWFGGRAPEPLARYIPELFRIIKEKAKNNPETLRIGLVFDGDCDRIASIDGEGNYCSTQTLIPILIEHLAKNRGLQGQIVKTVSGSDLIPKIAQLFNIPITETPIGYKYIAEKMLTSQVLVGGEESGGVGYSTHIPERDALLSALYVLEAIVTTGKDIAQLYRDLQVMVNFTSEYDRIDLPLANMEQKNQLEVTLATNPLQTIAGKKVIDCLAIDGYKYRLQDDSWLLIRFSGTEPLLRLYSEGNTSKMVQENLQWAKQEFSS